The genomic stretch CCGGGGGGTGAACGGAGCCGCCTCCGCGGACAAAGGCACCGTAGAGGAGGCACAAGCATCCTGACAGCTCACAAAAGACGATACAGCCACGGAACATTCAGCATGAGCCGCCATGCTCAAAACACCGGAACAACACGAGGCTTTACTGCGTTAAATCAATATATTACGTTACACTCAttactgccccctacaggcGAGGAATGGCATTATCAAATCAATCCATATGAAAAGAGTAATATATGCATATGAATAAATTCACACCACACCATCCACTTGTTTAAATAGTTCCATATATAAGTTAGCCATAAtcggagagaccagtgagcccatggcacagccgtggatttgcctgtagaagttttctctaaactggaaatatgttgtatttaaacatatttcCTGGAGTTTGCAGTTTGAACAGGAGGaattggcctcatttccaggcactccacccacacaCTGGTATTTATATGTGGATTACAAATGGACTAAAATCgaaattcaagatctggaaccctttactgcacatattaatgctgtggatccaaacatcaagttcacatgggaagaggccaagaagaacaaactggccttcttagattgtgcagtaacaataagAGAGGACCTatgtctccaggtagaagtcttcaggaagtccacacacactgaccaatacctgctgtttgattcacaccatccactgcagcacaaactcggagtgatccgtcctctacaacacagagctcaagtggtgcctacaaatacagagggaaaagtgaaggaggaacaacatgtggagaaagacCTCTcagcttgtggatatccaaaatgggccttcagtagatctaagagagctaaaaaacagaacaatggGGAATCTGagcctagaaggaaaggtgtaactattccttacacagtgggtgtgtctgaaaaactgcaGAGAAATTTCAGACAGTACGATATTcctgtctatttcaaacctacaaacactttaagacagaaactggttcacccaaaggacaaaacccagagccataaacaaagtaatgaggtctactccattcagtgtcatgaagagtgcagtgacacttcataagagaatgtaccaacactggcacaagagctcctctggaccccactctgctgtacatctccatctcaaataCACTAACCAATTACAATAGCTGTTTccagcttcagtgtagttagcccctcccttcagatagatataaggcagtgtccactggccagaactgaagaagtggatgAGCAGCAAATATCCCCACTGTAAAACTTTTTGTCTAATTTggtttttactgtggatcagacctggacaacacAGACATGCATATGAATACATCTTCAAATGTTGTAATAGATGTAATAGATCCATGCTCTAGATCAGagacgtcaaactcattttcaccgagggccatatcagcaaaatggccgccatcaagggccagatgtgactgtgcagcaggataaatgtcaccaaatgtaaacaaatgtcatgtaaaataaatgtaactacttttaaacttgttaaataactgtttctgtatttattagttattcCAAGTTGCAAATAtcatgtgtctgtgtaactccgtGTAACTGTGAAGGCTAACTCTTTCATatttagctccgtgtttggtgtcaaaatgtcaatGCAGATTGTACCGATCCCGCCTcataacagaaaaaacacagattttctccttaaagcacacaCTTGTATTGACCTttagcacctttcttgaaactgccttccacaccgacaattttcctcttcctgaacaatttgggatgattatttgcaaatatttctcagtgtcacttaatctcattagtttattgtcagtgcacacattaaagcagtatagacttttatttaaaatgacagtcaagccttaatttaccttcttgcgggccacatttggcccctgggccttgagtttgtgCTCTGGATCATACcagagtaaacacacacagctttTAGTCCCTGACCACACGTTAGTTTTCCCTGTAGCTTGAGGGATTTACTATTAATTTCTTGGAGACTGATTCTAGCcttacaaaactagaaaaactaGAGACTGCATGGCAACAAAACCAACTTAGAAGGCATATACAGTGTAGTTCACCTAGAATTGCATGTCACCAAATAATCTTGGTATGAATATGGATAaaccatagacacacacacacacacacagacatacagggCACTCAAAACGAGGaataattttgcttttttatttgctgcATGAAATATTACAAAAGACAACAGCAATCAAACTTATATTCCTGCAGCTACATGAttacatgataaaaaaaaaaagacaacaaaattGGAAACAATATTGTGCACATTTATAGAAACATTTTGTATGAAGCAACAGCTTCTTGAAAATGAGACAGTTCCAACAAATACCAGTTCTGCAGCTTACATATCATCAAAATAagttaacatgaaaaaatgtactttccaGAGATCCTATGTTTCAGGGACCTCCTTAGGCCCAAATAGGAGGACTGAAGAGGTAGGCATGTCTGTGATGTAGTTGACAGGTTGGACATTCATTTGTTAGCCGGACTTAAAGAGCAGAATAGCCACTTGCCCGAggtagaaataaataaaatgcttcgTCTCATGTGTCACATAACTTCCAAAGTTTCTTCCGACAATGCAGTGCCAGGTGGGGTTGTACTTCTTGTCAAACTCCTGCAgtggagaagaaaagagaaaatattaGATCTAAATCAACTTTCATATGAAGAAAGACCACATAGGAGTAAATATCATTAATATGTTAAAATTTGAGCTAAGGGGAAAATGTGCATCCTTGTTTGTCAAAAAAGTTAAGCCTCTGGGGCAAAACTGGGGGGGAGAGGATCTTGCTTTTCAAAAAGGCAATTTGTATTTAACCTTATTTAGACCATGTAGACAGATAAGAAATGAGGGACTATGAATATAtgaatgtgaaatattatacCTTTTTGACATAAGCAGCTATGTCTTTCTCtatattgtatttttccatGGCTTGCATGGCACAGTCCACTGCGTCCTGCTGCATTTCGTCGGACATGTCTGCGTTCTTTATGACAGCTTTTTTCTCCGACATGGTGGCCACTTTTGACTTTACTGCAACAAAATGAGACATTTCTCAGGTCAAATTCTGACAACAAAGAAAGATGCCACATGCAAACAAAGTAGGCCAACACATGACGATATTTAAGGTCTACTTGGAATGGATACTAATGCAATTTAATCTTTCTTTCCTAAatataattacagatgtttaGGCACAATGCATGTCTAAATGAACTCATAATCATGGTCGAACGTTAAAGAGGCAAGGAGCACATGGTTTTCTCTCAATAAATTCCAATTAGCGATTATGGCATTATTGCGACATCATTGTTACGTCTAAGTGTCTTACCTTGTCTTTTAGAAGCTTAAATGATTGAGCAACCACTTTCCTAAAAGGTGCAGGTTTAGGAGATGTCCTGTTCATCCAGAAAAGAAAGAACCTGCGTTTTAGACCCACCCTCCAAAGCACAGGCTGGGTTTCATTGGCCTAGGTGAAATCTGCGCAAGAGCTACGGCATTTTTACTTGCGGACATGCCCAGCAACTTATTTCACCCCACAATGCACCGCTGTCTTATCCACTGAAGGGTGAAAAAATGCCCAAAACACATGATCCATCATCCAGccactaaaccaggtataaaagATCAGTGAAGGTGACCAGCAAACTACTGTCCCcccaaatatattattatacaaTTATGAATAATTGTATACATTAATTAACACATTATTTTATACATTAATTCAAACATAATATTCATGCATCATCTGGGTTGTGTCAGGCTGCTGTTGTCATAGATCATTTCCATAGGCTATGGGATATGTCAGCTTTATTAATCCATTAGAAACAAACCTATACTCATTGAACTGCACATGCTTATCTCTTTAATCTGATTCATGTCCAGTGCTGCAACAGCTGTCTTCACTTCTCACACCTTtgtcaagtcattttaaataataaatccacaAGATTTGGTCCTTGAAAATTGAAACCATCatacttaaaatgttcattatcTTTGTTTTGTACAGAAATATTTCATCATATCAGTGACAAAACAGACACCTTTTTATTacaattgtttatttaaaaagagaatAAAGCTATGGCATACTCAAAGTTATAACTAAAACTTCAGAAAAAGACTGGCCTAAGAAAGCGATAGAACCATCCGGAGGTCccactcccccctcccccttcactATTGTAAATTACCGACAAATTACCACTCCTTATGCGTGTTGATCCATAATGCACTTCCCAGCCCTCCTGGTTTGATCCAAGCTTTCCTCTTCTTTTAATGAAGAACAAAAATTTGGAAAAATAAATCCTCACCATTGCATGTGATCATGTCTCTGGTTCCAATTGAAAATTACAGTTTGTTAAAAAGCCAATTgatgttttttctattttatctcCAGTTTGAAGCGGATATGCAGACAGGGCCAGGGGTCGGGATCCCTTCCCGGGTAAACTGTTCCCGTGCGCCTGCTCCATGCATCCATCCTGAATCCTAATCCTAATCCAGCTCCGAAATGGTCAGGCAAAGAGCCCAGTCCAAACCTTCAGATACCAGTAAAATCAAAGAGAAGGAGGCAAGTTAGAATCACACCTtcaaaaatcattcaaaatCATATGTAATCAAGCTTCAAGAAACTAATTACTATTTAAGTTTAAATGTCTGCCAAGTTAACTTGGACAAAAAGAACTTTCGATAAAAAAGTATTGGTAAAGAGAAAATAACTCAAAAGCCCTATAATGCAGAGTTCACAGTTGACAAGGCACAGCCATCATACCATTGGTGCCATTtttgactcctcctcctcctcctgttaaTCCTAACTTGAACTGTATCCTCTCCCATCCTATCCTGTTCCTCTGGACTGTACAGAGAGACACAAGAAGGTCAAAGTACAATAGTATGCACTGTATAAAACTATCCATACAACAACAAAGTAGAAATATGGGAAAGATTAGAAAAGGAATAGATGGGTTAGCAGAATCTTCAGAATAGaagggtaaaaaaaataaaaagtaggaTGCAACAAAATTTGACAAAAGGGACAAAGAAGAGTGTTAGCGGAAAATACACAATCACATGGTCTGTGAGAACTGCAGAATTTGTTTATGTATGAAGCCGCCTTCTTGAGCTCACGCTACTGGTTTGTTCTGGGGCAGGGTTCAGGTGCGAGAGCGTGAACGGGAGCGGCGGGGGGAGTAGTTGGGAGACCCTCTGCCACGTCGAGGGGAGTAACTCCTGGAAGCACTCCTACTTCGGCTGCGACTGCGGCTCCTGCTGCGACTGCGCGAAGGGGAGCGGCCATAACTGGGGCTGCCAGGACCATCACTCTTCACACGAATGTATGTGGTCTCACCCTGGACACAAAAATACAATCTGGCATTATTTAACAATATACTCACTGGCCAAAATGACAACAACACAACCAGGTTTTGTTTGACACTTACCAATAATCAACAAGGTTGATTCTCAACTTCATAAATGCTATTATATTATGCTTATGGAGAGTCAAGACTAATGCTTACCTGGTTGTGTTTAGGACATGTTTTAACATTTACGTACCTCATGAGAGCGAAATTTGGTGTTATCCAGCTTGCGGACAGCATAGGTCATGTCTTCTTTGCGTACAAACTCCACCACTCCAGTGCCATCACGATAAACATCAGCATAACATACATCACCTGCCTCTCTCATGTGATCCTTAAGGTCCTGCCAGCTTCCACTTGGAGGAAGCCCTAAAACACAAGATGACAAGTTGgtaaagatgatttttttttaacgaaGAAATAAGCCCCCCTCTGCGTACCTGACACCACAACTCTGTACTCAGAGCGGCGGGACGGGGGCCCAAACCTGCCCCTGGGGGGCCCTGATGATGGTCCACCACCGCGGCCACTTCGAGGAAACTCCACCCGCAGCCGGTATCCGTCATAATCATAACCGTCACGAGCGTAAACTGCATCGTCTGCGTCTCTGTGCAGAAAAAGTGCAAAATCCAAATGAGGTATGTGAAATACATACACAGCCCACGTTTTCCTCGACTCTAACGCCACTGGGATGAAAATAATGTCCAAAACAGTTTCAAGCTATTGGATTactttagaaaaataaaactaaaacacatttacactagGTCGCGTCATATTTCACAGACTAACGTCAAGAGGAGTTAATTAAAGTTCTCTGATCGAAAGTTTGATGGTTGTACAAAGTGAAATTTCAAAGTTAGCATGTCTCACCTCGGGTCCTCGAACTGAACGAAGGCAAACGGTGGTCCTCCTCTTCGGTTTTTCAAGTCAATATCGCGAATGACTCCGTACTTGTAAAACAGATCTTCCACGTCCTTAGAGCGTATGTCCGGAGGAAGATTCCCCACATAAATCCGACAGTCATTGCTGCCTTGAGGTCCACGGACAATACCAGACATGGCTAACACGAACAACGGGTTAGCACGAAACGTGAGCTATGCTAATTTAGCGCGAAAGCTTCCAGGTAGCAAAAAACAACCGTGTATTCAAGAAGGTTGTAACGCTGCTAAAATGTGTACACCCGACCGTCTGCGGAAAAGTCTACCGGAGAATTTCAGTCGGTAGCAGCTGTAAAAAAGCCTTTGATATCTTGGGTTGTCGGAAGAGCACACCTGAAGCACGGCGAGGCCTTTCTTCACGATCAGGACCCTCTGCGCATGCGCCCTCTAATGTCTGGATTAAACATTAGCGCCGCCTTTTGGATAGAACACCGcgtttcacttttttatatatatatatagaactGAACTTtattcaataaataaacatcaaataataataaaataataaaaaaacaacataataaaattgGAAGTGACAAGTTATTGTTACCTTCACCATTTACATTCCAAAATTGAGGTTACTCAATAGACATTAGAATGATAGGGATCTATCTGAGTTCTGAGTAGTTTTAAGGTTTAAAATTCTGACCGTTCATTGACGCTTTCTAacagatgtcatcaacattccctgggatTGTGATACTGTAGGT from Periophthalmus magnuspinnatus isolate fPerMag1 chromosome 14, fPerMag1.2.pri, whole genome shotgun sequence encodes the following:
- the dynll2b gene encoding dynein, light chain, LC8-type 2b — its product is MSEKKAVIKNADMSDEMQQDAVDCAMQAMEKYNIEKDIAAYVKKEFDKKYNPTWHCIVGRNFGSYVTHETKHFIYFYLGQVAILLFKSG
- the LOC117381085 gene encoding serine/arginine-rich splicing factor 1-like, producing the protein MSGIVRGPQGSNDCRIYVGNLPPDIRSKDVEDLFYKYGVIRDIDLKNRRGGPPFAFVQFEDPRDADDAVYARDGYDYDGYRLRVEFPRSGRGGGPSSGPPRGRFGPPSRRSEYRVVVSGLPPSGSWQDLKDHMREAGDVCYADVYRDGTGVVEFVRKEDMTYAVRKLDNTKFRSHEGETTYIRVKSDGPGSPSYGRSPSRSRSRSRSRSRSRSASRSYSPRRGRGSPNYSPRRSRSRSRT